From one Enterobacter kobei genomic stretch:
- the acpH gene encoding ACP phosphodiesterase produces MNFLAHLHLAHLAESSLPGNLLGDFVRGNPQDAYPAEIVDGIRMHRRIDVLTDNLPEVREAREWFRPQTRRVAPITLDVMWDHFLSRHWAQISPEMPLTAFVSYARAQVATILPSSPARFVNLNDYLWSEKWLERYRDMDFIQQVLNGMATRRPRLDALRDSWQDLDTHYAALEKLFFQFYPRMMAQAKNKEL; encoded by the coding sequence ATGAACTTCCTCGCACACCTGCATCTTGCACACCTCGCAGAAAGCTCGCTTCCGGGTAATTTGCTGGGGGATTTTGTTCGCGGCAACCCGCAGGATGCGTATCCGGCCGAGATTGTCGACGGCATTCGCATGCACCGCCGTATTGACGTACTGACCGATAATCTGCCGGAAGTCCGCGAGGCGCGGGAGTGGTTTCGCCCGCAGACGCGCCGGGTCGCGCCTATTACCCTCGACGTGATGTGGGATCATTTCCTGTCGCGTCACTGGGCGCAGATATCGCCGGAGATGCCGCTGACCGCCTTTGTCAGCTACGCCCGTGCGCAGGTCGCCACCATTCTGCCCTCCTCGCCGGCGCGCTTCGTCAACCTGAATGACTATTTGTGGTCAGAGAAATGGCTGGAGCGCTATCGGGATATGGATTTTATTCAGCAGGTACTCAACGGCATGGCGACCCGCCGTCCCAGACTGGATGCGCTGCGCGACTCGTGGCAGGATCTGGATACGCACTACGCTGCGCTGGAAAAACTGTTTTTTCAGTTCTATCCCCGCATGATGGCACAGGCGAAAAACAAAGAACTTTAA
- a CDS encoding peroxiredoxin C, whose product MVLVTRPAPDFTAAAVLGSGEIVENFNFKQHTQGKATVLFFWPMDFTFVCPSELIAFDKRYEEFQKRGVEVVGVSFDSEFVHNAWRNTPVDKGGIGPVKYAMVADIKREVQKAYGIEHPDAGVALRGSFLIDANGIVRHQVVNDLPLGRNIDEMLRMVDALQFHEEHGEVCPAQWEKGKEGMNASPDGVAKYLSENLTSL is encoded by the coding sequence ATGGTACTGGTCACTCGTCCGGCTCCAGACTTTACCGCCGCCGCCGTGCTTGGCAGTGGTGAAATTGTTGAGAATTTCAACTTCAAACAGCATACCCAGGGCAAAGCGACCGTTCTGTTTTTCTGGCCGATGGACTTCACCTTCGTCTGCCCGTCAGAACTGATCGCCTTTGACAAGCGTTACGAAGAATTCCAGAAGCGCGGCGTGGAAGTGGTTGGCGTTTCTTTTGACTCTGAATTTGTTCATAACGCCTGGCGTAACACCCCGGTCGACAAAGGCGGCATTGGCCCGGTGAAATACGCGATGGTGGCTGACATCAAACGCGAAGTGCAGAAAGCGTACGGCATTGAACACCCGGACGCTGGCGTGGCGCTGCGCGGCTCCTTCCTGATCGACGCTAACGGTATCGTGCGCCATCAGGTTGTGAACGATCTGCCGCTGGGACGTAACATCGACGAAATGCTGCGTATGGTGGATGCTCTGCAATTCCACGAAGAGCACGGCGAAGTGTGCCCGGCCCAGTGGGAAAAAGGCAAAGAAGGTATGAACGCGTCTCCGGATGGCGTGGCGAAATACCTGAGCGAGAACCTCACCAGCCTGTAA
- a CDS encoding DUF3999 family protein encodes MTIIRRILFCALLGAALPGWSQDATPETPKDYAWGAALETTTASPLYQVTLPERIYTDSVAPDLRDVRVFNQQGHAVPFTLIPAVQKQTPPRTLPLRLFALEPVPENNAASETLWLRSQDGIEIRLDGEGKKTAGKSYLLTLPETQKDEFPLSQLKLTWNAVPANWQGRTDVYVSSDLKNWTLYGRDMPLMDLTSGSDRLLLDTLDFSATVYPTEMRYVLVVFNDAARAPMLTGATAVEQIYSDTAVNIRLNAVAKTVSSSVQEFSWQRPQPLVSVMIEAREGRVLPLAIEYRSAAKAAWQPLAKSVIYQLNGKSSEPLTTGGLVQAIRVTAVNGQLEDGIARVTGERASQTLIFNAQGKGPFLLAWGNGAAQPQAMEVDMLVPAALRQENAQIPEALVQDRIVLGGDARLTAVDPAQQQSQWKKMLVWAALVLGVLVLIGVGLGIWREVRQKSV; translated from the coding sequence ATGACGATCATCAGACGGATACTTTTTTGTGCGTTGCTCGGCGCGGCGCTGCCGGGCTGGAGCCAGGACGCTACCCCGGAAACGCCAAAGGATTATGCCTGGGGCGCAGCGCTGGAGACGACCACAGCGTCACCGCTGTATCAGGTGACGCTGCCGGAGCGTATCTATACCGACAGCGTTGCGCCCGATCTGCGCGATGTGCGGGTCTTCAATCAGCAAGGGCACGCGGTGCCCTTTACGCTGATCCCGGCGGTGCAGAAACAGACGCCGCCGCGCACGCTGCCGCTGCGCCTGTTCGCCCTTGAACCGGTGCCGGAAAATAATGCCGCGTCAGAAACCCTGTGGCTGCGCTCGCAGGACGGCATTGAAATCCGTCTCGATGGCGAAGGCAAAAAGACGGCGGGCAAAAGCTATCTGTTAACCCTGCCTGAAACGCAAAAAGACGAGTTTCCGCTGTCACAGCTGAAGCTGACATGGAACGCCGTGCCGGCTAACTGGCAGGGACGCACAGATGTGTACGTCAGCAGCGATCTGAAAAACTGGACGTTGTATGGACGCGATATGCCGCTGATGGATCTGACCTCCGGCAGCGACCGCCTGTTGCTGGATACCCTGGATTTCAGCGCTACGGTGTATCCGACGGAGATGCGTTATGTGCTGGTGGTCTTCAATGACGCCGCGCGAGCGCCGATGCTGACCGGCGCGACGGCAGTGGAGCAGATTTACAGCGATACGGCGGTGAATATCCGTCTGAATGCAGTGGCGAAAACGGTCTCCTCGTCGGTGCAGGAGTTCTCCTGGCAACGGCCACAGCCGCTGGTGTCGGTGATGATCGAAGCCCGGGAAGGGCGCGTGCTGCCGCTGGCGATCGAGTACCGCAGCGCGGCAAAGGCCGCATGGCAACCGCTGGCGAAAAGCGTGATTTATCAACTGAACGGTAAGTCCTCTGAGCCGTTGACCACCGGCGGGCTGGTGCAGGCGATCCGCGTGACGGCGGTAAACGGCCAGCTGGAGGACGGTATTGCCCGGGTGACCGGCGAGCGCGCCAGCCAGACGTTGATCTTCAACGCGCAGGGCAAAGGGCCGTTTTTACTGGCGTGGGGTAATGGTGCCGCGCAGCCGCAGGCAATGGAGGTCGATATGCTGGTGCCCGCTGCGCTGCGTCAGGAGAATGCGCAGATCCCGGAGGCGCTGGTGCAGGATCGTATTGTGCTGGGCGGTGACGCACGGCTGACGGCGGTGGATCCGGCGCAGCAGCAAAGCCAGTGGAAGAAGATGCTGGTGTGGGCGGCGCTGGTGTTGGGCGTGCTGGTGCTGATCGGGGTAGGGTTGGGCATCTGGCGCGAGGTACGGCAGAAGTCGGTATAA
- a CDS encoding DUF2339 domain-containing protein: MDELLLVAGLVLFFALIVAPALAIRAWRKSSDTQRELGVLRERLTALEQQLAGQANAPAPQPLPERTVEPEPVPVPVIVPAPPPPAVDPWAAKPALSEPVAVTPAATSKPVSDEPQGGMITSLVSWFMRGNPLAKLGILLLFFGLAFLFRYSVERDLFPLELRLCVAALAAVVLLALGWRLRHKQPVYALILQGGATGVLYLTVFGAFRLWQMLPVTLAFALLLLICAVSVGLAVLQRALSLAMLASLGGYLAPLLLSTGGGSHIGLFSFYLLLSCGILAISVWQHWRVLNLLGLLFTFGVGGVWGLYGYRPEFYLSCQLFLIANIVLFGVLSVGLSLRAQGGGKRIIDGVLLFAPPLIGFGMQYALTQDFTFGPAFSALGFGAFYLLLAWLVLRRKPELGRPLVLAALALGGAFVTLAIPLALSARWTSMAWALEGLGILWLGVQQQQRRMSYSGTGLLLLAVGSALWAVQDLLPALSQLMIFAVLSLTWIAAAWLWRGLNTQGSYGLLAGGIIFWLLALHGLSALTLSRWMNDLPGLLAFIALSVHGWRWAAQRLRWRALSYSVWLLWPLMLATLVWQIAAQGAIFSAGWQNLAWCIALPSALWLLYQQRTPPVPYLSQGLHLSLFWMIIAALAAELWWYIDALSWGMFPWQAGLAMTAAAAVILLVRAGLQRSLWPLRVWPQWYGTLALAPMGFFLLVMLLLTNIDDGVVMEQGYRPLLNPLEEGAAFALLALLALARLCARYFPQQGREIHKRVPLLLAGLAFWWLNGLLLRSLAWYGAIDWSVSALWSSRLVQTCFALFWMLVALLVMLRAARQVSRHEWLCGAALLGVVIVKLMLVDSAGGGGLARAVAFIGVAVLVLIVGYFSPLPPRVQQTHNEEQG; this comes from the coding sequence ATGGATGAGCTTTTGCTGGTTGCCGGTCTTGTTCTCTTTTTCGCCCTGATTGTCGCCCCTGCGCTGGCGATCAGAGCGTGGCGAAAAAGCAGCGATACGCAGCGGGAACTGGGCGTATTGCGTGAACGGCTGACGGCGCTGGAGCAGCAGCTGGCGGGACAGGCAAATGCGCCTGCGCCGCAACCGCTGCCTGAACGGACAGTGGAGCCGGAACCTGTTCCTGTGCCGGTCATTGTGCCTGCACCGCCACCCCCCGCTGTCGATCCCTGGGCGGCGAAACCGGCGTTGTCTGAGCCGGTCGCCGTCACCCCGGCGGCGACCAGCAAGCCCGTATCTGATGAACCGCAAGGCGGCATGATCACCTCGCTGGTGAGCTGGTTTATGCGCGGCAACCCGCTGGCAAAACTTGGCATTCTGCTGCTGTTCTTCGGGCTGGCGTTTTTATTCCGCTATTCCGTCGAGCGCGATCTGTTTCCGCTGGAACTGCGCCTGTGCGTGGCGGCGCTGGCGGCCGTGGTACTGCTGGCGCTCGGCTGGCGACTGCGCCATAAACAACCGGTCTATGCGCTGATTTTGCAAGGTGGCGCAACCGGCGTGCTCTATCTGACGGTATTCGGCGCGTTCCGGCTCTGGCAGATGCTGCCTGTGACGCTGGCTTTTGCTTTGCTGCTGCTGATCTGCGCGGTGAGCGTCGGGCTGGCGGTATTGCAGCGCGCCTTAAGCCTGGCGATGCTCGCCAGTCTCGGCGGTTATCTCGCGCCACTGCTGCTCTCTACCGGCGGCGGCAGCCATATCGGGCTGTTCTCGTTCTATCTGCTGCTCTCCTGCGGCATTCTTGCCATCAGCGTCTGGCAGCACTGGCGGGTGCTCAACCTGCTTGGTCTGCTGTTTACCTTCGGCGTCGGCGGCGTGTGGGGACTGTATGGCTACCGGCCTGAGTTTTACCTCAGTTGCCAGCTGTTCCTGATCGCCAATATTGTGCTGTTCGGCGTGCTGAGCGTCGGGCTGTCGCTGCGCGCGCAGGGCGGCGGCAAACGCATTATTGACGGCGTACTGCTGTTCGCACCGCCGCTGATCGGTTTTGGCATGCAGTACGCGCTTACTCAGGATTTCACCTTTGGCCCGGCGTTTTCCGCGCTCGGGTTTGGTGCGTTTTATCTGCTGCTGGCGTGGCTGGTACTGCGGCGTAAACCTGAACTCGGGCGGCCGCTGGTGCTGGCCGCGCTGGCGCTGGGCGGCGCGTTTGTCACGCTGGCGATCCCGCTGGCGCTTTCTGCGCGCTGGACGTCGATGGCCTGGGCGCTGGAAGGGCTGGGCATACTGTGGCTGGGCGTTCAGCAACAGCAACGGCGGATGAGCTACAGCGGCACCGGTTTACTGCTGCTGGCCGTGGGCAGCGCGCTGTGGGCGGTGCAGGATCTGCTTCCGGCGCTGTCACAACTGATGATTTTTGCGGTGCTGAGCCTGACGTGGATCGCCGCCGCCTGGCTATGGCGCGGCCTGAATACGCAGGGCAGCTATGGCCTGCTGGCAGGGGGCATTATCTTCTGGCTGCTGGCCCTGCACGGGCTGTCGGCGCTGACCTTAAGCCGGTGGATGAACGACCTGCCGGGCCTGCTGGCGTTCATCGCCCTGAGCGTGCATGGCTGGCGGTGGGCCGCGCAACGGCTGCGCTGGCGCGCGCTCAGCTATAGCGTCTGGCTACTGTGGCCGTTGATGCTGGCGACGCTGGTCTGGCAGATCGCCGCCCAGGGGGCGATCTTCAGCGCTGGCTGGCAAAATCTCGCCTGGTGTATCGCGCTACCGTCCGCGCTCTGGCTGTTGTATCAACAGCGCACGCCGCCCGTGCCTTATCTTTCGCAGGGACTGCACCTGTCGCTGTTCTGGATGATTATCGCCGCGCTGGCGGCAGAGCTGTGGTGGTATATCGATGCGCTCTCGTGGGGCATGTTCCCGTGGCAGGCGGGTCTGGCGATGACGGCGGCGGCAGCGGTGATCCTGTTGGTGCGCGCCGGTCTGCAACGCTCGCTGTGGCCGCTTCGCGTCTGGCCGCAGTGGTACGGCACGCTGGCGCTGGCCCCCATGGGCTTCTTCCTGCTGGTGATGCTGCTGCTGACCAATATTGATGATGGCGTGGTGATGGAGCAGGGCTACCGGCCATTGCTCAATCCGCTGGAGGAGGGGGCCGCCTTTGCTTTACTGGCGCTGCTCGCGCTGGCGCGGTTGTGCGCCCGCTATTTCCCGCAGCAGGGACGTGAGATCCATAAACGTGTGCCGCTGCTGCTGGCAGGGCTTGCCTTCTGGTGGCTGAACGGCCTGCTGTTGCGCAGCCTCGCGTGGTATGGCGCGATCGACTGGTCGGTAAGCGCGTTATGGTCGTCCCGACTGGTACAGACCTGCTTCGCGCTGTTCTGGATGCTGGTGGCGCTGCTGGTGATGCTGCGCGCCGCCCGGCAGGTATCGCGGCATGAATGGCTGTGCGGTGCGGCGCTACTTGGCGTGGTGATTGTAAAACTGATGCTGGTGGACAGCGCGGGCGGCGGCGGGCTGGCCCGCGCGGTCGCCTTTATCGGCGTGGCGGTGCTGGTGCTGATCGTGGGCTATTTCTCACCGTTGCCGCCCCGGGTACAACAGACGCATAACGAGGAACAAGGATAA
- the malZ gene encoding maltodextrin glucosidase — translation MLNAWHLPVAPFVKLNKDQLFITLWLAGNDLPAQVKLRTEKDNEETSITMHPLRRAPCPGVTAWRVAIDVSEGQPRRRYSFKLLWADRQRWFTPQDFSDFPPARLEQFAIDCPDTGPQWVADQVFYQIFPDRFARSQPRTPQQDNVYYHHAAGHEIVLRDWDEPLTGEAGGSTFYGGDLDGISEKLPYLKKLGVTALYLNPVFVAPSVHKYDTEDYRHVDPQFGGDQALLRLRANTQREGIRLVLDGVFNHSGDSHAWFDRHNRGTTGACHNPASEWREWYSFSDEGHALDWLGYASLPKLDYQSASLVEEIYKGEDSIVRHWLKAPWNMDGWRLDVVHMLGEAGGARNNLLHISGISQAAKETQPEAYIVGEHFGDARQWLQADAEDAAMNYRGFTIPLWGFLANTDISYDPQHIDAATCMAWMDNYRAGLSHQQQLRMFNQLDSHDTSRFKTLLGKDIARMPLAVVWLFSWPGVPCIYYGDEVGLDGNNDPFCRKPFPWDKEKQDATLFALYQQMATLRKKSRALRHGGCQVLHAEGDVVVFVRVFQHERVLVAINRGKACEVVLTDLPLVDVPAWQCKVGTGTIEDNVLSLPAISATLWRNR, via the coding sequence ATGTTGAACGCTTGGCATCTTCCGGTAGCGCCATTTGTAAAACTCAATAAAGATCAGCTTTTTATAACCTTGTGGCTGGCGGGTAACGATCTGCCTGCGCAGGTTAAATTGCGCACGGAGAAGGACAACGAAGAGACGTCTATTACGATGCACCCGCTGCGTCGCGCGCCCTGTCCGGGCGTGACGGCCTGGCGGGTCGCCATTGACGTGTCTGAAGGACAACCGCGCCGTCGCTACAGTTTTAAACTGCTGTGGGCGGACCGCCAGCGCTGGTTTACGCCGCAGGACTTTAGCGATTTTCCCCCTGCACGGCTGGAGCAATTTGCCATCGACTGCCCGGATACCGGCCCGCAGTGGGTGGCGGATCAGGTGTTTTATCAGATTTTCCCCGATCGCTTTGCCCGCAGCCAGCCGCGCACCCCACAGCAGGATAACGTTTATTACCACCACGCCGCCGGGCACGAGATCGTGCTGCGCGACTGGGATGAACCCCTCACCGGCGAGGCGGGGGGATCAACCTTTTACGGCGGCGATCTGGACGGCATCAGCGAAAAGCTGCCGTACCTGAAAAAGCTTGGCGTCACGGCGCTCTACCTTAACCCGGTATTTGTCGCCCCCAGCGTGCACAAATACGACACCGAAGATTATCGTCACGTCGATCCGCAGTTCGGCGGCGATCAGGCGCTGCTGCGGCTGCGCGCGAACACGCAGCGCGAGGGGATCCGCCTGGTGCTCGACGGCGTGTTTAACCACAGCGGCGACTCCCATGCCTGGTTTGACCGGCATAATCGTGGCACCACCGGCGCATGCCATAACCCGGCGTCCGAGTGGCGCGAATGGTACAGCTTTTCCGACGAGGGGCACGCCCTTGACTGGCTTGGCTACGCCAGCCTGCCGAAGCTGGATTATCAGTCTGCCTCGCTGGTGGAGGAGATTTATAAGGGGGAAGACAGTATTGTGCGTCACTGGCTGAAAGCACCCTGGAATATGGACGGCTGGCGGCTGGATGTGGTGCATATGCTGGGTGAAGCAGGCGGCGCGCGTAATAACCTGCTGCACATCAGTGGTATCAGTCAGGCGGCGAAAGAGACGCAGCCGGAAGCCTATATCGTGGGTGAGCATTTTGGTGATGCACGGCAGTGGTTGCAGGCGGATGCCGAAGACGCGGCGATGAACTATCGCGGCTTTACCATTCCGCTGTGGGGCTTCCTCGCAAACACCGATATTTCCTACGATCCGCAGCATATCGATGCCGCCACCTGCATGGCGTGGATGGATAACTACCGCGCCGGGCTGTCGCATCAGCAACAGTTGCGCATGTTTAACCAGCTCGACAGCCACGACACCTCGCGTTTTAAGACGCTGCTTGGCAAGGACATCGCGCGGATGCCGCTGGCGGTGGTCTGGCTGTTCAGCTGGCCCGGTGTGCCCTGTATCTATTACGGCGATGAAGTGGGACTGGATGGCAACAACGATCCCTTCTGCCGTAAGCCATTCCCGTGGGACAAAGAAAAACAGGATGCCACGCTGTTCGCGCTTTATCAGCAGATGGCGACGCTGCGCAAGAAAAGCCGCGCTTTGCGTCACGGCGGCTGTCAGGTACTGCATGCCGAAGGCGATGTGGTGGTGTTTGTGCGCGTTTTCCAGCATGAACGCGTGCTGGTGGCGATCAACCGTGGCAAGGCCTGCGAGGTGGTGCTGACGGATTTGCCGCTGGTGGATGTTCCGGCCTGGCAGTGCAAAGTGGGTACCGGCACCATCGAGGATAATGTGCTGTCGCTACCGGCGATTTCCGCCACGCTGTGGCGCAACCGCTGA
- the proY gene encoding proline-specific permease ProY, whose amino-acid sequence MESTNKLKRGLSTRHIRFMALGSAIGTGLFYGSADAIKMAGPSVLLAYIIGGAAAYIIMRALGEMSVHNPAASSFSRYAQENLGPLAGYITGWTYCFEILIVAIADVTAFGIYMGIWFPTVPHWIWVLSVVMIICAVNLMSVKVFGELEFWFSFFKVATIIVMIAAGFGIIIWGIGNGGEPTGIHNLWSNGGFFSNGWLGMVMSLQMVMFAYGGIEIIGITAGEAKDPQTSISRAINSVPMRILVFYVGTLFVIMSIYPWNQVGTNGSPFVLTFQHLGITFAASILNFVVLTASLSAINSDVFGVGRMLHGMAEQGSAPKMFAKTSRHGIPWVTVVVMTVALLFAAWLNYIMPENVFLVIASLATFATVWVWIMILLSQIAFRRRLPPEEVAALKFKVPGGVPTTVAGLIFLVFIIALIGWHPETRISLYVGFAWIALLLVGWMFKRRYDRKTA is encoded by the coding sequence ATGGAAAGTACTAACAAGCTAAAGCGGGGGTTAAGCACCCGGCACATCCGCTTTATGGCGCTCGGCTCGGCGATTGGCACGGGCCTGTTCTATGGTTCGGCGGATGCCATCAAAATGGCCGGACCGAGCGTGCTGCTGGCCTATATTATTGGCGGCGCGGCAGCCTATATCATTATGCGTGCGCTGGGCGAGATGTCGGTACACAACCCGGCGGCCAGCTCCTTCTCGCGCTATGCCCAGGAAAACCTCGGCCCGCTGGCAGGCTACATCACCGGCTGGACCTACTGTTTTGAGATCCTGATTGTCGCTATTGCCGATGTCACCGCATTCGGCATTTATATGGGCATCTGGTTCCCGACGGTGCCGCACTGGATCTGGGTGCTGAGCGTGGTGATGATCATCTGCGCCGTAAACCTGATGAGCGTCAAGGTGTTCGGCGAGCTGGAGTTCTGGTTCTCGTTCTTTAAGGTCGCCACTATTATTGTGATGATCGCGGCGGGCTTCGGCATCATCATCTGGGGCATTGGCAACGGCGGCGAACCGACCGGCATCCATAATCTGTGGAGCAACGGCGGCTTCTTCAGCAACGGCTGGCTCGGCATGGTGATGTCATTGCAGATGGTGATGTTTGCCTACGGCGGCATCGAAATCATCGGTATTACCGCCGGGGAAGCTAAAGATCCGCAGACCTCTATTTCGCGCGCCATCAACTCCGTGCCGATGCGTATTCTGGTGTTTTATGTCGGTACGCTGTTTGTGATCATGTCCATCTACCCGTGGAACCAGGTGGGCACCAACGGCAGTCCGTTCGTGCTGACCTTCCAGCATCTGGGCATCACCTTTGCCGCCAGCATTCTCAACTTTGTGGTGCTGACCGCGTCGCTGTCAGCTATTAACAGCGATGTGTTTGGCGTCGGGCGTATGCTGCACGGCATGGCCGAGCAGGGCAGCGCGCCGAAGATGTTCGCGAAAACCTCCCGTCACGGCATTCCGTGGGTCACGGTGGTAGTGATGACGGTGGCACTGCTGTTTGCTGCCTGGCTGAACTACATCATGCCGGAAAATGTCTTCCTGGTGATCGCCTCGCTGGCGACCTTCGCCACTGTGTGGGTGTGGATCATGATTTTGCTGTCGCAAATCGCTTTCCGTCGCCGCCTGCCGCCGGAAGAGGTCGCGGCGCTGAAGTTTAAAGTGCCGGGCGGCGTGCCTACCACGGTGGCCGGTCTGATCTTCCTGGTGTTTATCATTGCGCTGATTGGCTGGCACCCGGAAACCCGTATTTCGCTGTACGTCGGTTTTGCATGGATCGCGCTGCTGCTGGTGGGCTGGATGTTCAAACGCCGTTACGATCGTAAAACGGCCTGA